From Pseudomonadota bacterium, a single genomic window includes:
- a CDS encoding tyrosine recombinase XerC encodes MRQQIEHFLSSLEHERRLSPHTVRAYRSDLEQFLGFAEDRFGRPLTPADFDLPALRGFVAALFPTCDSASVARKLSCLRSLGAYLVRRRSRADNPARLISLPKRRQVLPRVLDVDETFRLIDAARADGAAGSRDHALVELLYGSGVRVAELCAVDLCDLDLPRDERAPGVMRVRHGKGDRERLVPFGSAARRALELYLQRRAELGHGALGAASPALWLNSRGGRLGVRSVARIVARASQQAMNRTPASPHTLRHSCATHLLDAGAGLRTIQEILGHASLQTTQRYTHVSVDHLLEVYDRAHPRARRPAGRTQGATTRLPALAAEPATAQRRR; translated from the coding sequence ATGCGGCAGCAGATTGAGCACTTTCTCAGCAGCCTCGAGCACGAACGCCGCCTCTCGCCGCATACGGTGCGGGCCTATCGCAGCGACCTCGAGCAGTTCCTCGGCTTCGCGGAGGATCGCTTCGGCCGGCCGCTGACGCCGGCTGACTTCGACCTGCCTGCGCTGCGGGGCTTCGTCGCCGCGCTCTTTCCCACCTGCGACAGCGCGAGCGTCGCGCGCAAGCTGAGCTGCCTGCGCAGCCTGGGCGCCTATCTCGTGCGCCGGCGCTCGCGGGCGGACAATCCGGCCCGCTTGATCAGTCTGCCGAAGCGCCGTCAGGTGCTGCCCCGCGTGCTTGATGTCGACGAGACCTTTCGCCTGATCGACGCGGCGCGCGCCGATGGCGCGGCGGGCAGCCGTGACCATGCCCTCGTCGAGCTGCTCTATGGCAGCGGGGTGCGCGTGGCGGAGCTCTGCGCCGTCGACCTCTGCGATCTCGACCTCCCGCGCGACGAGCGGGCCCCCGGCGTGATGCGGGTGCGTCACGGCAAGGGCGACCGCGAGCGGCTGGTGCCCTTCGGCAGCGCCGCGCGGCGCGCGCTCGAGCTCTATCTGCAGCGGCGCGCCGAGCTCGGTCACGGCGCTCTGGGGGCGGCGTCGCCGGCGCTTTGGCTCAACAGCCGGGGCGGGCGGCTCGGTGTGCGCAGCGTCGCGCGGATCGTGGCGCGCGCGAGCCAGCAGGCGATGAACCGCACGCCGGCCAGCCCCCACACGCTCCGGCACTCCTGCGCCACCCATCTGCTCGACGCGGGGGCGGGCTTGCGGACGATCCAGGAGATCCTCGGGCATGCGAGCCTGCAGACCACGCAGCGCTATACGCATGTCAGTGTCGACCACCTGCTGGAGGTCTACGATCGCGCACACCCACGCGCGCGCCGGCCAGCGGGGCGAACGCAGGGAGCGACGACGAGGTTGCCCGCACTTGCAGCGGAGCCAGCGACGGCGCAGAGGAGGCGATGA
- the hslV gene encoding ATP-dependent protease subunit HslV translates to MGRVGGIQRERARLEERGGLRIRSTTVLAVKHQGAVVLAADGQVTLNGTVVKNGARKVRRLGDGRALAGFAGSAADGITLLERFEAKLEASDYNLRRAAVELAKDWRTDKLLRRLEALMIVADRADIFLISGTGDVIQPDDGALGIGSGGAYALAAARALMQHSTLGARAIAEAALGIAAGICIYTNHELTVEELS, encoded by the coding sequence ATGGGCAGGGTTGGGGGCATCCAGCGCGAGCGCGCGCGGCTAGAGGAGCGAGGTGGCCTGCGGATTCGCAGCACGACGGTGCTCGCGGTCAAGCACCAAGGGGCGGTGGTGCTCGCGGCCGACGGCCAGGTGACCCTCAACGGCACCGTGGTCAAGAACGGCGCGCGCAAGGTGCGGCGGCTGGGTGATGGTCGGGCACTCGCGGGGTTTGCCGGATCGGCAGCCGACGGCATCACGCTCCTCGAGCGCTTCGAGGCCAAGCTCGAGGCGTCGGATTACAACCTGCGACGTGCGGCGGTCGAGCTGGCGAAGGATTGGCGCACCGATAAGCTGTTGCGGCGCTTGGAGGCGCTGATGATCGTCGCCGATCGGGCCGACATCTTCCTGATCTCCGGCACCGGCGATGTGATCCAGCCTGACGACGGCGCGCTCGGTATCGGCTCCGGCGGCGCCTATGCGCTCGCCGCCGCGCGGGCGTTGATGCAGCACAGCACGCTCGGCGCGCGCGCCATCGCCGAGGCCGCGTTGGGCATCGCGGCCGGCATTTGTATCTACACCAACCACGAGCTGACCGTAGAGGAGCTGTCGTGA
- the hslU gene encoding ATP-dependent protease ATPase subunit HslU — protein MAELTPRAIVAQLDRYIIGQQEAKRAVAIALRNRWRRQQVPLPLRDEIYPKNIIMIGPTGVGKTEIARRLARLVQAPFVKVEATKFTEVGYVGRDVESIIRDLTEIGVNMVKAEERERVRERAREHAERRLLELLLPDPPALARGDDPPAAGARPADASSVAPSRERLRELLRAGKLAEREVEIDAQDRTMPVFENFSQAGMEEMVVNISDMFGGAFPRRTKRRRVKLPEALQLLEEEEASKLIDGDQVVKEAIARVENAGLVFIDEIDKVTGRQGGGAGGPDVSREGVQRDLLPVVEGSTVSTKYGPVRTDHILFIASGAFTVAKPSDLIPELQGRFPIRVELKALTEADFVRILTEPKNALCAQYVALMAAEQVELEFQPDAVAEVARIAAEVNRALENIGARRLHTVIEKLLDELSFSAPEIGPQRVPITGAYVRERLDQVLSREDLSRFIL, from the coding sequence GTGGCCGAGCTGACGCCGCGCGCCATTGTCGCGCAACTTGATCGCTACATCATCGGCCAGCAGGAGGCGAAGCGCGCGGTGGCGATTGCGCTGCGCAACCGTTGGCGCCGCCAGCAGGTCCCCTTGCCGCTGCGCGACGAGATCTATCCGAAGAACATCATCATGATCGGGCCGACCGGCGTCGGTAAGACAGAGATCGCGCGCCGTCTGGCGCGCTTGGTCCAGGCGCCCTTCGTCAAGGTCGAGGCGACGAAGTTCACGGAGGTCGGCTACGTCGGTCGTGATGTCGAGTCGATCATTCGCGACCTGACGGAGATCGGCGTCAACATGGTCAAGGCCGAGGAGCGTGAGCGCGTGCGCGAGCGGGCACGGGAGCACGCCGAGCGCCGGCTCCTCGAGCTGCTGCTGCCGGATCCGCCAGCCCTTGCCCGTGGCGACGACCCGCCTGCCGCGGGCGCCCGCCCGGCCGACGCGTCCTCCGTCGCTCCCTCGCGCGAGCGCCTACGGGAGCTGCTGCGCGCGGGCAAGCTCGCTGAGCGCGAGGTCGAGATCGACGCGCAGGATCGCACGATGCCGGTGTTCGAGAACTTCAGCCAGGCCGGCATGGAGGAGATGGTCGTCAATATCTCGGACATGTTCGGCGGGGCCTTCCCGCGGCGGACCAAGCGCCGCCGCGTCAAGCTTCCGGAGGCGCTGCAGCTGCTGGAGGAGGAAGAGGCGAGCAAGCTGATCGACGGCGACCAGGTGGTCAAGGAGGCGATCGCGCGCGTCGAGAACGCCGGCTTGGTCTTCATCGATGAGATCGACAAGGTCACGGGGCGCCAGGGCGGTGGCGCGGGCGGCCCCGACGTCAGTCGCGAGGGCGTGCAACGCGACCTGCTTCCGGTGGTCGAGGGGTCGACGGTCAGCACCAAGTACGGTCCCGTGCGAACGGACCACATTCTCTTCATCGCCTCGGGCGCCTTCACCGTCGCCAAGCCCTCGGACCTGATTCCGGAGCTGCAGGGTCGTTTCCCGATACGCGTCGAGCTGAAGGCGCTGACCGAGGCCGACTTCGTGCGCATCCTCACCGAGCCGAAGAATGCGCTCTGCGCGCAATATGTCGCGCTGATGGCGGCCGAGCAGGTCGAGCTCGAGTTCCAGCCCGACGCGGTCGCCGAGGTGGCGCGAATCGCTGCCGAGGTCAATCGCGCGCTCGAGAACATCGGCGCGCGCAGGCTGCATACGGTGATCGAGAAGCTGCTCGACGAGCTGAGCTTCTCGGCGCCTGAGATCGGGCCGCAGCGGGTGCCGATCACCGGCGCCTACGTGCGCGAGCGGCTCGACCAGGTGCTGAGTCGGGAGGATCTCTCGCGCTTCATCCTCTAG
- a CDS encoding DnaJ domain-containing protein, with product MDTQADPIARKDSPVEIAPRLDLSAARLSAQEGFVLSRIAGETTIRLLCDATGLGDAATVAVLRTLYDKGLVIVDGQRARPVARPQPAAKAAVSPEAVSAAVAVKERVELDPRDLAEVDAEESRGIELKRELRLRLRSVRRRLKAMSFFELLGLAPEADLKALRRAYFERSKEFHPDRYYTKNLGPYKEMLAEIFRQTKAAYEYLQDDDKRAAYRVLVLAQHEEEQLEQQVRRQSAEALEAVPTAPAAAQFGAALGAEGSAEQAASPRAEPLPVASLPPRERRATAGQALFRRQLRERLGTAPIPVAARSPTASSGAGATGGPGSAAGEPVPPDSAERALRRDRDQLRQQRHRQQRVAGTLGGAKNKAQEYFEQGLKQLEEGKLLAAAASLKLAASFDPENLDYLRRSEAVGREARASTADGYFKRALLEEQVGRTETAALYFQRAADASGAALHLQRAAEGFLWLDDLKNAREYATKALQAEPNSVDARIVLARVLLAGGLKQHARREVDLALKIEPGHPAAKELLKRVKKA from the coding sequence ATGGACACGCAGGCCGATCCAATTGCCCGCAAAGACAGCCCGGTAGAGATCGCTCCGCGCCTCGACCTCTCGGCGGCGCGGCTGTCGGCGCAGGAGGGCTTCGTGCTCTCCCGGATCGCCGGCGAGACCACGATTCGTTTGCTCTGCGATGCGACCGGCCTCGGGGATGCGGCGACGGTCGCCGTGCTGCGCACGCTCTACGACAAGGGACTCGTCATCGTCGATGGCCAGCGGGCGAGGCCGGTTGCGCGGCCCCAACCCGCGGCGAAGGCGGCGGTGTCGCCCGAGGCAGTCAGCGCGGCGGTAGCGGTGAAGGAGCGCGTGGAGCTCGATCCGCGTGACCTGGCGGAGGTGGACGCTGAGGAGTCGCGCGGCATCGAGCTCAAGCGCGAGCTGCGGCTGCGCCTGAGGAGCGTGCGGCGGCGGCTCAAGGCGATGAGCTTCTTCGAGCTGCTCGGGTTAGCCCCCGAGGCTGACCTCAAGGCCCTCAGGCGGGCCTACTTCGAGCGCAGCAAGGAGTTCCATCCAGACCGCTACTACACCAAGAACCTCGGCCCCTACAAAGAGATGCTGGCCGAGATTTTCCGCCAGACCAAGGCTGCCTACGAGTACCTCCAGGATGACGACAAGCGCGCGGCCTACCGCGTGCTCGTGCTGGCTCAGCACGAAGAGGAGCAGCTCGAGCAGCAGGTGCGACGTCAGAGCGCCGAGGCGCTGGAGGCCGTGCCGACCGCGCCCGCAGCGGCGCAGTTCGGCGCGGCGCTTGGTGCCGAGGGCAGCGCCGAGCAGGCCGCCTCGCCGCGGGCAGAGCCGCTTCCGGTGGCCTCGCTCCCGCCGCGCGAGCGTCGCGCTACGGCAGGCCAGGCGCTCTTCCGGCGCCAGCTGCGCGAGCGACTCGGAACGGCGCCGATCCCCGTCGCGGCGCGATCGCCGACCGCGTCCTCTGGAGCGGGGGCCACCGGAGGCCCGGGGAGCGCTGCCGGTGAGCCCGTGCCTCCCGATAGCGCCGAGCGCGCGCTCCGTCGCGACCGCGATCAACTGCGGCAGCAGCGACATCGGCAGCAGCGCGTCGCCGGCACGCTGGGCGGTGCGAAGAATAAGGCGCAGGAGTACTTCGAGCAGGGGCTCAAGCAGCTCGAGGAGGGCAAGCTGCTCGCCGCGGCCGCAAGCCTCAAGTTGGCTGCGAGCTTCGACCCGGAGAACCTCGACTACCTTCGGCGCAGCGAGGCCGTGGGTCGGGAGGCGCGCGCGTCGACGGCCGACGGCTATTTCAAGCGCGCCTTGCTCGAGGAACAGGTCGGACGCACCGAGACGGCGGCGCTCTACTTCCAGCGAGCCGCCGACGCCTCCGGCGCGGCGCTCCACCTTCAGCGCGCGGCGGAGGGCTTCCTGTGGCTCGATGATTTGAAGAACGCAAGGGAATATGCTACCAAGGCGCTACAAGCTGAGCCAAATTCCGTTGATGCACGCATCGTGCTCGCGCGCGTGTTGCTGGCCGGTGGCCTCAAGCAGCACGCGCGTCGCGAGGTCGACCTCGCGCTGAAGATCGAGCCGGGCCACCCCGCGGCCAAGGAACTGTTGAAGCGTGTGAAGAAGGCCTGA
- the dnaK gene encoding molecular chaperone DnaK: MEKVIGIDLGTTNSCVAIVEDGAPTVIPNRGGYRTTPSMVALAENGKRLVGHIAKRQAITNAENTVYAVKRLIGRKWADASVTAARESVPYSIIEGPHNDVRIELREKVFSAPEISAYILQEMKLVAQEYLGEDVLKAVVTVPAYFNDGQRQATKDAGRIAGLDVIRIINEPTAAALAYGFGKNLERKVAIFDLGGGTFDISILEIGNGVFEVISTAGDTLLGGEDFDRRIIDWLVFGFAKEHKIDLRKDKMALQRLKDVAEKAKCELSAVKETEINLPFIISTASNEPLHLQRTLTREKLDELTVDLVERTIHICKKTLREANIDRSELEDVILVGGQTRMPKVQEMVAEFFGLDPCKGVHPDEVVGLGAAIQGAALLEEDSEMLLLDVTPHSLGIMIVGGLLHKLIEQNTTVPTSKSHIFTTIKDNQTSVKILVLQGEAERAEENELLGEFILTGLRRALKGEVEIEVTFEISADGIVAVHAKDLETGQQQSITVTATSGLTEDEIRRMVDENKDYLVELRDNEEIEREKQALQKVIDEAERLFPDVDAVIAGSDFGKDAMSKARVVLDRAKGAVVTRERKAMSEAREALDRTLNMFRGVVSRSRAS, from the coding sequence ATGGAGAAGGTAATCGGTATCGATCTCGGCACGACGAACTCGTGCGTGGCCATCGTTGAGGATGGGGCGCCGACGGTGATCCCCAACCGGGGAGGCTATCGCACGACGCCCTCGATGGTGGCCTTGGCCGAGAACGGCAAGCGGCTCGTGGGGCACATTGCCAAGCGCCAGGCGATTACCAACGCCGAGAACACTGTCTACGCCGTGAAGCGTCTGATCGGACGCAAGTGGGCCGACGCCTCGGTGACCGCGGCGCGCGAGAGCGTGCCCTACAGCATCATCGAGGGGCCGCATAACGACGTCCGCATCGAGCTGCGCGAGAAGGTCTTCTCGGCGCCTGAGATCTCCGCCTACATCCTGCAAGAGATGAAGCTCGTCGCGCAGGAGTACCTCGGCGAGGACGTCCTCAAGGCTGTCGTTACCGTCCCAGCCTACTTCAACGATGGCCAGCGGCAGGCGACCAAGGACGCTGGACGGATCGCCGGGCTGGACGTCATCCGCATCATCAACGAACCGACCGCCGCAGCGCTGGCCTACGGCTTTGGCAAGAACCTGGAGCGCAAGGTCGCGATCTTCGACCTCGGCGGTGGGACCTTCGACATCTCGATCCTTGAGATCGGCAACGGCGTGTTCGAGGTGATCAGCACCGCCGGCGACACGCTGCTCGGCGGCGAAGACTTCGACCGGCGGATCATCGACTGGTTGGTCTTCGGCTTCGCCAAGGAGCATAAGATCGACCTGCGCAAGGACAAGATGGCGCTGCAGCGGCTGAAGGACGTCGCCGAGAAGGCGAAGTGCGAGCTGAGCGCCGTCAAAGAGACCGAGATCAACCTGCCCTTCATCATCAGCACCGCCAGCAACGAACCCCTGCATCTGCAGCGCACCTTGACCCGCGAGAAGCTCGATGAGCTGACCGTCGATCTCGTCGAGCGCACGATTCACATCTGCAAGAAGACGCTGCGAGAGGCCAATATCGATCGGTCGGAGCTGGAGGATGTGATTCTCGTCGGTGGCCAGACGCGCATGCCGAAGGTGCAGGAGATGGTCGCCGAGTTCTTCGGCCTCGATCCGTGCAAGGGCGTGCACCCCGACGAGGTGGTCGGGCTCGGCGCGGCGATCCAGGGCGCGGCGCTGCTCGAGGAGGACAGCGAGATGCTGCTGCTCGACGTGACGCCGCACTCGTTGGGCATCATGATCGTCGGCGGGCTCTTGCATAAGCTGATCGAGCAGAACACGACGGTGCCGACCAGCAAGAGCCATATCTTCACCACGATCAAGGACAACCAGACCTCGGTGAAGATCCTCGTGCTCCAGGGTGAGGCTGAGCGCGCCGAGGAGAACGAGCTGCTCGGCGAGTTCATCCTCACGGGGCTGCGACGTGCCCTCAAGGGCGAGGTCGAGATCGAGGTGACCTTCGAGATCAGCGCCGACGGCATCGTCGCTGTTCACGCGAAGGACCTCGAGACGGGGCAGCAGCAGAGCATCACCGTCACGGCGACGAGCGGCCTCACGGAGGACGAGATCCGACGCATGGTCGACGAGAACAAGGACTACTTGGTCGAGCTGCGTGATAACGAAGAGATCGAGCGCGAGAAGCAGGCGCTGCAGAAGGTCATCGACGAGGCGGAGCGACTCTTCCCCGACGTCGACGCGGTCATCGCGGGCAGCGATTTCGGCAAGGATGCCATGTCCAAGGCCCGCGTCGTGCTCGATCGCGCGAAGGGGGCGGTCGTGACGCGCGAGCGCAAGGCGATGAGCGAGGCGCGCGAGGCGCTTGATCGCACGCTCAACATGTTTCGGGGCGTCGTGTCGCGCAGCCGCGCCAGCTGA
- the ysxC gene encoding ribosome biogenesis GTP-binding protein YsxC: protein MTDPLPPATTADFVIACGKAAQFPDSALPEVAIAGRSNCGKSALINALTGRHRLAHSSGTPGRTRQIVYFAVQLALRERRFHLVDLPGYGWARVPQRLRGQWGGLISTYIEERPQLSLVLLLIDIRRAPAQEEHDLLEWCALRQRRTLTVLTKADKLSKAQRFAAATQAQRALSLPRPPLACSVTLRESIAELRRVLLRELELAAPAAATDETRASTAGGAA, encoded by the coding sequence ATGACTGATCCGCTACCACCCGCGACGACCGCTGACTTCGTCATCGCCTGCGGCAAGGCCGCCCAGTTCCCCGATAGCGCGCTCCCAGAGGTGGCCATCGCTGGCCGCTCCAACTGCGGCAAGTCCGCGCTGATCAACGCGCTGACCGGGCGACATCGCCTGGCGCACAGCTCAGGAACGCCCGGCCGCACGCGCCAGATCGTCTACTTCGCGGTTCAGCTCGCGCTGCGCGAGCGCCGCTTTCATCTGGTCGATCTGCCGGGCTACGGCTGGGCACGTGTACCGCAACGCCTGCGCGGGCAATGGGGTGGCCTGATCTCGACCTACATCGAGGAGCGTCCGCAGCTCAGCCTGGTGCTGCTGCTGATCGATATTCGTCGAGCGCCGGCGCAGGAGGAGCACGACCTGCTCGAGTGGTGTGCCCTGCGGCAGCGCCGCACGCTGACGGTCCTGACCAAGGCGGACAAGCTGAGCAAGGCCCAGCGCTTCGCCGCAGCCACGCAGGCTCAACGAGCGCTCTCGCTCCCACGACCACCGCTGGCTTGCTCGGTCACCCTGCGGGAGAGCATCGCCGAGCTACGCCGCGTGCTGCTGCGCGAGCTCGAGCTCGCCGCGCCGGCGGCGGCGACGGACGAGACGAGGGCCAGCACCGCGGGTGGCGCCGCCTGA
- a CDS encoding dephospho-CoA kinase gives MRGVEDGAAQRGWARPWVIGLTGGIAAGKSTVAAMLRELGAAVVDADALAHDVVAPGTAVFAAVVGAFGRDVVAASGALDRAALAQRVFGEPAARGRLEAIVHPAIARAARDAISALARLGARRVVYDAALLVETGRHREVDLLIVVVADDRRRLRRLRRRDGLGAGAAAARLAAQLPQQQKRALADFVIDNSGARRATRRQVRALWTAIEAATAAPP, from the coding sequence ATGCGCGGCGTGGAAGACGGTGCCGCGCAGCGCGGATGGGCTCGGCCGTGGGTGATCGGCCTGACCGGTGGTATCGCCGCGGGCAAGAGCACCGTGGCGGCGATGCTGAGGGAGCTCGGCGCGGCTGTGGTCGACGCCGATGCGCTGGCGCACGACGTTGTGGCGCCGGGGACCGCGGTGTTCGCAGCGGTGGTCGGCGCCTTCGGGCGCGACGTCGTCGCCGCCTCGGGAGCGCTCGACCGCGCCGCGCTGGCGCAGCGTGTCTTCGGCGAGCCAGCTGCTCGGGGTCGGCTGGAGGCCATCGTGCACCCAGCCATCGCCCGGGCCGCCCGGGACGCGATCAGCGCGCTGGCGCGCCTGGGGGCGCGACGGGTGGTCTACGATGCCGCGTTGCTCGTAGAAACCGGACGCCACCGCGAGGTGGATCTGCTGATCGTGGTGGTGGCCGACGATCGGCGTCGCCTGCGGCGCTTGCGGCGCCGCGACGGCCTGGGCGCGGGCGCGGCAGCGGCGCGACTCGCGGCCCAGCTTCCGCAGCAGCAGAAACGAGCGCTGGCCGATTTCGTGATCGACAACTCCGGCGCGCGGCGCGCGACGCGGCGCCAGGTGCGAGCGCTGTGGACGGCGATCGAAGCGGCGACGGCGGCGCCGCCCTAA